DNA sequence from the Sulfurimonas sp. HSL3-1 genome:
TGCTTGCCGAACATATCGTCGCCGACGAGGACTACCCCCGCCACCCGACGGCCTCCATGGACGGCTACGCCATCGTGGCCGCCGACCAGAGTCAAGGCGCGATCGCCCTCTCCCGCAGCGACAACCCCGCCGGCAGCGACGGCCGGGAAGCCGTCCGCAGCGGCATGGCCGTCAAGACCTTTACCGGCGCCAAGATGCCCGAGGGTGCCGACACCCTCATCCCCATCGAGAACGTCACGGTCGAAAACGGTGCCATCCGCATCGACACCCCCGTACGCGAAGGGTTCAGCGTCCGTCCCGTCGGCGAGAGCTACTTTGAAGGCGAGATCCTCATCCCCGCCGGCACGGCCATCGGCTATGCCGAGATCGGGGTGATGGCGGGACTGAACCGCGTCATGATCCCCGTCGCCCGCCGCCCCCGCGTCGGCGTCCTCTCGACCGGCAGCGAGATCCTCGACCTGGGCGAACGCGAACGCACCGATTCGCAGATCCGTAGCTCCAACAACTACACCCTCGCCGCCCTGGCGCAAAGCGCCGGCGCGGAAGTCGTGCAGCTCGGCACCGCCGAGGATGACCGGCAGAGCATTACGGCCGCCTTCGAGAACGCCCTGGAGTGCAGCGACATCGTCGTCAGTACCGGCGGGGTCAGCGTCGGCGACTACGACTTCGTCAAGGACGTCGTTCCGGCCCTGGGGGCGACCGTCATCTTCAAAGGGGTACGGATGAAACCGGGGCAGCACGTCATGGTCGCCCAGCGCGGCAATCAGTTCATCCTGGCCCTGCCCGGCTTCGCCTACTCCTCGACGGTCACCTTTATTCTCTACGCCCTGCCGCTTATCCGAAAGATGCTCGGGCGCGATCCCGGCCATACCATCGTCGAGGCGACCCTGGCCGAGCCCTTCAACAAACGCTCGAACAAAAGCGAATTCACGACCTGCAACCTCCGCCTGAGCGAAGGAAAATATCTCGTCGATTTCGAAGAGAAGAAAGCGGCCTCCTCCGCGGTACTGACCAATATGCTGGACAACGCCGCCCTGATGATCACCGACGAAAGCGACGGCCCGCTGGATGCGGGGACCGTCGTACGCGTCATCCGGCTCGACCGGTTGTAGCAATGGGAGAGAAGATGCAGCTCGTACTCGCCACCTCCAACAAGGGGAAGATCCGTGAGATCGCCCAGCTCTGCGACAGCTTCGAGGTCGTCGCCTTCAACGATCTCGTCGACCTCGGCGAGATCGTCGAGGACGGCGATACCTTCGCCGCAAACGCGATGATCAAGGCGCGCACCGTCTATGACGCCCTGAACGACCCCGATGCCATTGTCCTCTCCGACGACAGCGGCATCAGCGTCGAAGCCCTGGACAACGCCCCCGGCATCTACAGCGCGCGCTATGCCGGCAAAGGCGCGACGGACAAAGACAACCTCAACAAGCTCGTCGAAGCCCTCAAAGCCAAGGGACTCACAGAGTCCCCCGCCTTCTACACCGCCGCCATCAGCATCGTCTGCCGCGAAGGCGAATACACCGTCCACGGCTGGATGCACGGGAAAGTCATCGATACCCCCCGCGGCGACGGCGGCTTCGGCTACGACCCGATGTTCATTCCCCAGGGATACGATCAAACCCTCGGCGAACTGGACGGCGAGATCAAGAAACGCATCTCCCACCGCTCCAAGGCCCTGGGCCTCGCCAAGGTCGTCCTGGCCACCATCCGCAAGGCGCGCCACTAGCGCCTGCCTAAACATCCCAGCCTTAACGACATTTCAGTTATAATCTCTCTATGAAACAAAACTATATTCCCGTAGCACGCGAGGTGCTTTCCATCGAAGCCGACACCCTGAAAAAGGCCTCGGAAGTCCTCGATGAAAGCATCAACCTCGCCGTCAACCTCATCCTCGAAACCCGCGGTAAACTGATCGTGACGGGGGTGGGCAAATCGGGCCTGATCGGCGCCAAAATCGCCGCCACGATGGCCTCGACGGGAACCCCGAGCTTTTTCCTTCACCCCACCGAAGCGCTGCACGGCGACCTGGGCATGATCGGCAAGGAGGACGCCGTCCTCGCCATCAGCTACAGCGGCGAAAGCGAGGAGCTCAGCTCCATCCTGCCGCACATCAAGCGGTTCGACATTCCGCTCATCGGCCTGACCCGCAGCGCCGAGTCGACGCTGGGGCGCTACAGCGACGTGCTCGTACCCATCCGGGTCGAACGCGAAGCCTGCCCCCTCGGCGTCGCCCCGACGAGCTCGACGACCCTGACCCTCGCCGTCGGCGACGCCCTGGCCGTCTGCCTGATGAAAGCCCGGGACTTCCAAAAGGAGGATTTCGCCTCTTTCCACCCCGGCGGGAGCCTCGGCCGGAAGCTCTTCGTGAAGGTCGCGGACGTTATGCGCAAGGAGCAGCTGCCCGTCACCGACGAGAACACCCCGCTCAAAGAAGCCATCGTCACGATGAGCGAGGGGCGTCTGGGCGCCGTGCTGCTGACCGGCAGCGATGGCACGCTGCGCGGTCTGCTGACCGACGGGGACCTCCGCCGCGCCCTGATGCTCCCCGGCTTTGACATCAATGCCCCGGCGAAAACCTATGCCACCCCCGAACCGCGGACCGTCAGAGAGAGCGAAATGCTCGCCAGCGATGCCCTGGTGCTGATGGAAGAGAAGAAGATCCAGCTGCTCATCGTTACCGATGCGGCCGGCCATATCCACGGCGTGCTCCACCTGCACGACCTCGTTGAAAAGGGGATCGCATGACGCGTCTCAACAAATTTATCTCGCACCACTCCACCTATTCCCGCCGCGAGGCCGACCGCGCCATCCAGGAGGGGTATGTCCGCATCAACGGCGAGGTCGTCACCAACCCGGCCACCCAGGTCGACGAAAAGAACGACGAGGTCTACATCAGCGGAAAAAAAGTCAGTACCGTCGAGAAGATGACCGTCATCGTCTACAACAAACCCCGCGGCGAACTCGTCACCAAAAAAGACCCCCAGGGGCGCCGTACCATCTATGACACGCTGGAGAAACCGTACAAACACTTCATTCCCGTCGGGCGGCTCGACTTTGCCACCGAAGGGCTGCTGCTGCTCACCGACAGCCCCCGCGTCGCCTCCGTGCTGATGCACTCTGCGCTGGAACGTGTCTACAAAGTCAAGATCAAAGGGCCCGTGACCGAAGCAATGGAGGAGGCGATGCGGGAGGGGATGCACCTCGAGGACGCCTCGGCCGGGGGCCATGGCAAAAGTGATATCGAAGCAATGACCTTCGCCCCTTTCTACGCCTTCCAGGTGCAGAAGAACCGCCACGACTACTCCATCCTCAAGATCGCCATCGGCGAGGGGAAGAACCGCGAGATCCGCCGTTTCTTCGCCCATTTCGGCGCCGAGGTCGCCGACCTGAAACGCCTCTCCTACGGGGGAATCGAGCTCAACAACCTCCCCACCGGGAAAACGCGTTTTCTTTCCCGCAGCGAATACGCCAGTCTGCGCGACTTCATCAAAGAAGAGGAGAAGAAACAATGAAAACCCTGACGCTCACCACCAAAAGCAAAACGGAAATCACCGACATCACCAACGAGATCCGGGAGGCGGTCATCACCTCGGGAGTCAAAGAGGGGATCTGCGTCGTCTTCACCCCCCATACGACCACCGGCGTCATGCTCTCCGAAAACGTCGACCCGCGGCTGCAGCGCGACCTGCTCGGTTCGCTCGCGCGGATCGCACCGGATAATGTCCGCTACGCCCACGGTGGCGGCAATGCGGCGGCCCACATCAAGTCGGCGCGCACGGGCGTCAGCATTACCATCCCCGTCGTCGGCGGCCGCCCGCTGCTGGGCGAATGGCAGGGCGTGCTCTTCGCCGAATTCGACGGGCCGCGCGAGGCGCGCGAAGTCATGATCAAGATCATCGCCGGCTAGGAATGGACTTTACCGCGCTGCTCCGTCCCGACACCTTTGACGCCCTGCTGGGCCAGCCGCACCTGAGCGCCCCGGACGCGCCGCTGCGCACCCTCTGTGAAAAAAATGCGCTGGGGCACACCTTCTTCTACGGTCCCCCCGGTACGGGGAAGACCTCGATCGCCCGCATCATCGCCAAGGTGATGGACCTCCCCTTTTATGAATTCAACGCGACCTCGCTGAAGATCGAGCAGCTGCGCAAGATCTTCGACCAGTACAAAAACGCGCTGACAAGACCGCTCCTCTTTATCGACGAAGTGCACCGCCTGGCCAAGAACCAGCAGGAGGTTCTGCTGCCTGTCATGGAGACTAACTGCGTGTTAGTCATCGGTGCGTCCACCGAAAACCCCTACTTTTCGCTGACGGCGGCGATGCGCTCGCGTTCCATGCTGTTTGAGCTGAAGCCCGTGGACGAAACGGCGATGGCGACAATCCTGGAAAAGGCCGTAGCCCAGTCGGGCTGTACGATTGACGAGGATGCCCGCGACTACCTTATCCGCACCAGCGGCGGGGATGCCCGGGCGATGCTGAAACTGCTGGAGTTTGCCCTGGCGATCCGCAACGATGTCGACCGCGACCTGCTGCAGAGCCTGCGCCCGGCCGCCCAGAGCCGCGGCAGCGCCGAAGCGACAGAGCACTACGACCTCGCCTCGGCGCTGATCAAGTCGATCCGCGGTTCCGACCCTGACGCGGCCGTCTACTACCTCGCCCGCCTCATCGAAGGGGGCGAACCGCCCGAGTTCATCGCCCGTCGCCTCGTCATCCTGGCCAGCGAGGACGTCGGCAACGCCAACCCCCAGGCATTGACGCTCTGCACCTCCGCTATGACCTCCGTCAAGCAGATCGGCTATCCCGAGGCGCGGATTATCCTCGCCCAGGCCGTCATCTACCTCTGTGCCTCTCCCAAGTCCAACAGCGCCTACAGCGCAATCAACGCCGCGCAGCAGGCGATCAGGGACGGCGTCCTGCTTGATCCGCCTCCGACGATCAAGCAGTTCAACGAACACTACCGCTACCCCCACGACTACGGCGGCTGGGTACCGCAGGAGTACCTTACCGAACCGCTGCACTTCGTCGACTTCAAGCCCATCGGCTATGAGCAGAAGATGGGGGAGTGGCTGCGCAAAATCCGCGGGGATGACGCACCAGCTTAAACGAACAATAAACCCCCCTGTTGTACCTAAAGTAAACACACGCCCTAAGTATTTCTTCTTATAATGTTGGGATTTTTCCTTCCAAGGATGCTTGATGAAAACCATCATGAAGAAAACCCTCCCCCTGAGCATGATCATCGGCCTGCGCTTTTTCGGGCTTTTTATCGTCCTCTCCGTGCTGTCGCAATACGCCCTGGAACTGCCGGGCGGCACCCCCTTCCTCGCCGGGGTCGCCCTGGGGGGCTACGCCCTGACGCAGGCATTCTTACAGGTCCCTTTCGGGGCGATGAGTGATAAGTTCGGCCGCAAAAAGACGATCCTTGTCGGGCTGCTCATCTTCGCCGCCGGGTCCGTGATCGCCGCATCGGCGGAGAACGTCTACTGGCTGCTGCTGGGCCGCTTCCTGCAGGGTGCCGGCGCCATCGGTTCCGTCGTCACCGCGATGATCGCCGACCAGGTCCGCGAGGACGAACGCGCCCACGCCATGGCCGTCATGGGAATGGTCATCGCCATGAGCTTCGCCGCCTCCATGATCATCGGGCCGCTCGTCGCCGGGGTCTGGTCCGTCTCCGCCCTCTTCTGGCTGACGGCGATCCTCTCTATCACCGCCCTCGTCATCCTCTTCACCGCCGTACCGGAACCGCCGCAGATCGTCCACCACTACAGCGAGGACGAGGCGCAGATCAAGCATGTCTTCAAGGACAAGGAACTGGTGCGCATGTACATCACCTTCCTCTTCCACAGCTCGACGATGGCGATCGCCTTTTTCCTTATCCCGATCATCATGAAACAGCAGTTCGGCATGGGCACGATGGAGTTCTGGAAGGTCTACCTCCCCGCCGTTATTTTCGGGATCCTCGCGATGGGACCGGCGGCCGTCTTCGGCGAAAAATACGCCAAAGGCAAGCAGATCTTCCTCATCTCTATCGGCTTTATCATCGCGGCGTTCGCGCTGATGGGCTTTACGACCTCCTTCTGGGCCTTTGCCGTCGGCGCCGTCTTCTTCTTCATCGGCTTCAACATGTTCGAGCCGCTCTTGCAGAGTTTCGTCAGCAAATTCGCCAAAGTGCACCAGAAGGGTGCTGCCCTCGGCGTCGCCAACACCTTCGCCTACGTCGGGATCTTCGTCGGCGGGGCACTGGGCGGGGCGCTCTACCAGCACTTCTCCAAAGAGGGGGTGGCGATCTTCGTCATGAGCGCATCGGTGCTCTGGTTCCTCTGGATCCTCGGCATGCGCAACCCGGGGCTGCGCGCGACACTCTTCCTCGATTTCGAAGCCTATGACAAGGCCAAGGTGCCTTCGCTCAAGGGCATGGAGGGGATCTCCGACTTTTACGTCAACGAAACCGAAAGCCTCATTGTCATCAAGTACGATGCCGAACTCCTCAACGAAGAGGGGCTCAAAACCCATATGCTCAAAGCGGCCTGACGCCGCACGGGTTCCGCACTGCACTCCTGCAAAAATCCTCTGAAAAAACGTGTAAGAAAAAAATGACGCTGAAACGGCCGATGCCTAGCCGTAGAGGCGTTCAAGCATCATCTGGATGGAGACCCGGCCGCCCCATTCGTTGCGGGCCAGGGTATAGCTGCAGGTGAGACGGCCGCTCTCGGGCCGCTCCAGCTTTCGCCGGAAGGCCATAAGGTCATATGTCTCGCGTTCGTGCCGGAAAAGCCGCAGACTGACCTTGGAGTGGTCTCCGTCGCTGCCGAGGTAGCGGATGCCGACGACCTCGGCATCCCGTGCCAGAAAGCGGGGGCGGGGGTTGCCCTCGCCGTAGGGCTCGTAGCGCTCCAGGATCTCCAGCAGTTCAAAATCCACGCTGCCCGTGTCGAGCTGTCCGACGATCTCTTCGACCGGCAGGAACTCCTCCGGGTCGAGCGTTGCCGCTTCGGTGTTGATCCCGGCGCGGAAGGCGTCGACATCCTCGGCACGCAGGGAGAGTCCCGCCGCCATCTTGTGGCCGCCGAACTTCTCGAGCAGCCCCTCCTGCGAAGCGATCAGGTCGTAGATGCTGACGTTGCCGAGCGAACGCGCACTCCCTTTGGCCCGTCCCTCCTCGATGCTGAGCACGATGGTCGGCTTTTCAAACCGCTGCACCAGACGCGCGGCGACGATGCCCACAACCCCCTCGTGCCACCCTTCGTGGGCGACGACGATCACCCGGTCGTCGGGCCGGACCAGGGCGATGGCCTCCTCCGTCGCCTCTGCCTCGATAGCCTTGCGCATGACGTTGAGCTGCGTCAGGAGTTCAAACTGCCTGAAAGCCGTCTTCTCATCCGGTGCAATCAACAGTTCCAGGGCTAAAGAAGCGTCCTCCAGGCGGCCGGCGGCATTGATGCGCGGCGCGATCTGGAAACCGATATCCTCGGCCCCCAGTTTCGTTTTTCCCAATGCTTCGCGGACGATAACGGAGAAGGGACGGGCGGAGCGCTCCATCTGGGCGAGCCCCGCCTGGACGATCGCACGGTTGATGCCCATAAGCGGCATTACATCGGCGATGATCGCCAGGGCAAGGAGTTCGAGGAACTGCCCCATATCGATGGAGAGCCCCAGCTCCTTCTTGATCAGCGCCATCAGCAGCCACGCCACCTGCGCCCCGCAGATCTCCGGGAAAGCGTAGTGATCGTCAGCGCGCTTCGGATCAACGACGGCGTAGGCGTCGGGCAGTTTCTCCGAAGGCGTATGGTGGTCGGTGATGATCAGGTCGATGCCGCGCGCTTTGCACACCTCTGCCGCCGCGAAGGCGTTGATGCCGTTGTCGACGGTAAACACGACGTCGGCGTCAATGCGTTCGAGCACGCGTTCGGAAACCCCGTAGCCGTCCGTGAAACGGTTGGGTATGGTCACCTCGAGGGGATAGGGGATCTGCCGGAAAAAGAGAGTCGTAATCGCCGTGGCGGTCACCCCGTCGACGTCGTAATCCCCCACCAGGGCGATGCGTTCGCCTTTGCGAATGGCATCGGCGATCCGTTTCGCGGCCTTTGAAGCATCGGTCAGACCGGCGGGGTCGGGGATATCGGAGAGTTTGGAAAAACCGGAAGCAAAACGCGAACGCAGCAGTGCCTCCAGGGCACGCTTGTCCAGCAGCGGAGCGTCAGGCGCCTTTGGCATGGGCCAGCGCCGCCTTGACGAAGGCGAGAATGGAGGGGTTCGGCGTCTGCAGACGCGAGGTGAATTCCGGGTGGAACTGGACACCGAGGAACCAGGGGTGCGCCGGGATCTCGACGGCTTCGATCAGGCCGTTGGATTCGCCGGTAACGATCATACCGGCATCCTCGAGCTCCTTACGGTAGGTCGGATTCGCCTCGTAACGGTGGCGGTGGCGCTCGAGGATCGTCTTTTCGCCGTTATAGGCTTCGCGCAGCAAAGAGCCCTCTTTCGTGTCACAGGGGTATTCGCCAAGGCGCAGCGTCCCGCCCATCGGCGACTTGTGGGTCCGCAGCTCGGTCTCGCCGCTCTGGTTGATGAAGTTGTCGATCAGGTAGATCATCGGGTGCGCCGTCTCCTCATCGAACTCGATGGAGTTGGCATCCTCATAACCCAGCACATTGCGGGCGTACTCGACGAGGGTCAGCTGCATGCCGAGACAGATACCGAGGTAGGGCACTTTGTTCGTACGGGCATAATTGATCGCCTGGATCTTCCCTTCCACCCCGCGCGAACCGAAACCGCCGGCAACGAGGACGGCATCGCAGTCCTGCAGCAGCGTCTCCGCGCCGCGCTCCTCGATCTCCTCGCTGTCGACCCAGCAGAAATCAACTTTTGTATCCAGGTGTGCACCCGAGTGGATCAGCGCCTCGATCAGAGACTTGTAAGACTCCTTGAGCTCCAGGTACTTTCCGACGAAACCGATACTGATACGCTCCTGCGGAGAGACGATCTTCTTGACCAGTCCATCCCACTGCTCCATGTCCGGGTTCAGCTCGCCAAGCTCCAGCGCCTTGGCGATCGGAGGCAGGATATTCTGGTGCATGAAGCTGATGGGCACCGCGTAGACGCTCGGCGCGTCCAGGGCCTCGATGACGCTGTCCTGGGAAACGTCACAGGAGAACGCGAGCTTTTTCTTGAAGGTTTTCGGCAGGGCGTGTTCGCTGCGGGCGATGATCATCTGCGGAGTGATACCGATGCGGCGCAGCTCCTGGACCGAGTGCTGGGTCGGTTTGCTTTTATGCTCGCCGGCCGCTTTGATGTAGGGGATCAGGGTGACGTGGATAAAGAAGGTCCCTGCCACATCCTCATCATGCTTCATCTGGCGCACGGCCTCCATGAACGGCTGCCCCTCGATGTCGCCGACGGTCCCGCCGAGCTCGACGACAAGGATGTCGTGCCCTTCGCCCGCCTTTTTGATACGGTCAACGATCTCGCCGACGATATGCGGAATAACCTGGATCGTCTGTCCCAGATACCCCCCGGCGCGTTCGCGCTCGATCACCGAGCTGTAAACCTGCCCCGTCGTGAAGTTGCTGGTCTTAAGAAAGGAGGTATCGAGGAAACGCTCGTAGTTCCCGATATCGAGGTCGGTTTCCGCACCGTCCTTCGTGACGAAAACTTCCCCGTGTTCCAGGGGACTCATCGTCCCCGGGTCGACGTTGATATAGGGGTCGATCTTGAGCATACCGACCTTTTTCCCGGAATGCTTCAGCAGCGCGCCGATGGAAGCAGCCGTGATCCCTTTACCAAGGGAACTCAGTACCCCACCCGTTACAAAGATAAATTTCGTCATCGCAGACCCCGTTTGAAGCTATATTTTTTCGCAATTATAACGGGCGGCGGCTTATCGCTGTATGAGATACTCCTGCTATACTTACCGGAAAAAAGAAACATACATGGACCAGCCCCTGCTCTACGCCGTTACGGCCCTCGCCATCTCCGTTGTCATCAACATCCTTCTCAAGAAGATCGGCGTCTCCCAGGTGATCGGCTACATTCTGACCGGCACGATCATCGTCTATGCTTTCGACCTGCGCCACTACAACGATTCGCACACCCTTGAGCAGATCGCGGAGTTCGGGATCGTCTTCTTGATGTTCACGATCGGCCTGGAACTCTCCCTGCCCCGGCTGGGGGCCCTGAAACAGATCGTCTTCGTCAACGGCCTGCTTCAGGTGCTTGTCACGGCGGTCACCGTCTTTGGCTTTGCCTATGCGCTTTTGGGCATCGGCCTCACCTCATCCATCATCATCGCCAGCGCCTTCGCGCTCTCTTCCACCGCCGTCGTGCTCAGCTATCTCAAAAGCTCCAAAGAGATCCATCTCCCCTACGGGCAGCGCGCCATGGGGATCCTGATCTTCCAGGATATTGCCGTCATCCCGATCCTGCTGCTTATCGGCTTCCTTGCCAGCGAAGGGGGGGACTGGCAAAGTACGCTCTTGCACACCGCCGAGAGTGCCGTGCTGATCCTCGTCATCCTCTTTTCCGTCGGCAG
Encoded proteins:
- a CDS encoding molybdopterin-binding protein → MSFLSYTESVDRLLSLDTGRVRVEKVALPDALGRMLAEHIVADEDYPRHPTASMDGYAIVAADQSQGAIALSRSDNPAGSDGREAVRSGMAVKTFTGAKMPEGADTLIPIENVTVENGAIRIDTPVREGFSVRPVGESYFEGEILIPAGTAIGYAEIGVMAGLNRVMIPVARRPRVGVLSTGSEILDLGERERTDSQIRSSNNYTLAALAQSAGAEVVQLGTAEDDRQSITAAFENALECSDIVVSTGGVSVGDYDFVKDVVPALGATVIFKGVRMKPGQHVMVAQRGNQFILALPGFAYSSTVTFILYALPLIRKMLGRDPGHTIVEATLAEPFNKRSNKSEFTTCNLRLSEGKYLVDFEEKKAASSAVLTNMLDNAALMITDESDGPLDAGTVVRVIRLDRL
- the rdgB gene encoding RdgB/HAM1 family non-canonical purine NTP pyrophosphatase, with protein sequence MQLVLATSNKGKIREIAQLCDSFEVVAFNDLVDLGEIVEDGDTFAANAMIKARTVYDALNDPDAIVLSDDSGISVEALDNAPGIYSARYAGKGATDKDNLNKLVEALKAKGLTESPAFYTAAISIVCREGEYTVHGWMHGKVIDTPRGDGGFGYDPMFIPQGYDQTLGELDGEIKKRISHRSKALGLAKVVLATIRKARH
- a CDS encoding KpsF/GutQ family sugar-phosphate isomerase — protein: MKQNYIPVAREVLSIEADTLKKASEVLDESINLAVNLILETRGKLIVTGVGKSGLIGAKIAATMASTGTPSFFLHPTEALHGDLGMIGKEDAVLAISYSGESEELSSILPHIKRFDIPLIGLTRSAESTLGRYSDVLVPIRVEREACPLGVAPTSSTTLTLAVGDALAVCLMKARDFQKEDFASFHPGGSLGRKLFVKVADVMRKEQLPVTDENTPLKEAIVTMSEGRLGAVLLTGSDGTLRGLLTDGDLRRALMLPGFDINAPAKTYATPEPRTVRESEMLASDALVLMEEKKIQLLIVTDAAGHIHGVLHLHDLVEKGIA
- a CDS encoding pseudouridine synthase; its protein translation is MTRLNKFISHHSTYSRREADRAIQEGYVRINGEVVTNPATQVDEKNDEVYISGKKVSTVEKMTVIVYNKPRGELVTKKDPQGRRTIYDTLEKPYKHFIPVGRLDFATEGLLLLTDSPRVASVLMHSALERVYKVKIKGPVTEAMEEAMREGMHLEDASAGGHGKSDIEAMTFAPFYAFQVQKNRHDYSILKIAIGEGKNREIRRFFAHFGAEVADLKRLSYGGIELNNLPTGKTRFLSRSEYASLRDFIKEEEKKQ
- a CDS encoding secondary thiamine-phosphate synthase enzyme YjbQ; the encoded protein is MKTLTLTTKSKTEITDITNEIREAVITSGVKEGICVVFTPHTTTGVMLSENVDPRLQRDLLGSLARIAPDNVRYAHGGGNAAAHIKSARTGVSITIPVVGGRPLLGEWQGVLFAEFDGPREAREVMIKIIAG
- a CDS encoding replication-associated recombination protein A — encoded protein: MDFTALLRPDTFDALLGQPHLSAPDAPLRTLCEKNALGHTFFYGPPGTGKTSIARIIAKVMDLPFYEFNATSLKIEQLRKIFDQYKNALTRPLLFIDEVHRLAKNQQEVLLPVMETNCVLVIGASTENPYFSLTAAMRSRSMLFELKPVDETAMATILEKAVAQSGCTIDEDARDYLIRTSGGDARAMLKLLEFALAIRNDVDRDLLQSLRPAAQSRGSAEATEHYDLASALIKSIRGSDPDAAVYYLARLIEGGEPPEFIARRLVILASEDVGNANPQALTLCTSAMTSVKQIGYPEARIILAQAVIYLCASPKSNSAYSAINAAQQAIRDGVLLDPPPTIKQFNEHYRYPHDYGGWVPQEYLTEPLHFVDFKPIGYEQKMGEWLRKIRGDDAPA
- a CDS encoding MFS transporter → MKTIMKKTLPLSMIIGLRFFGLFIVLSVLSQYALELPGGTPFLAGVALGGYALTQAFLQVPFGAMSDKFGRKKTILVGLLIFAAGSVIAASAENVYWLLLGRFLQGAGAIGSVVTAMIADQVREDERAHAMAVMGMVIAMSFAASMIIGPLVAGVWSVSALFWLTAILSITALVILFTAVPEPPQIVHHYSEDEAQIKHVFKDKELVRMYITFLFHSSTMAIAFFLIPIIMKQQFGMGTMEFWKVYLPAVIFGILAMGPAAVFGEKYAKGKQIFLISIGFIIAAFALMGFTTSFWAFAVGAVFFFIGFNMFEPLLQSFVSKFAKVHQKGAALGVANTFAYVGIFVGGALGGALYQHFSKEGVAIFVMSASVLWFLWILGMRNPGLRATLFLDFEAYDKAKVPSLKGMEGISDFYVNETESLIVIKYDAELLNEEGLKTHMLKAA
- the recJ gene encoding single-stranded-DNA-specific exonuclease RecJ translates to MPKAPDAPLLDKRALEALLRSRFASGFSKLSDIPDPAGLTDASKAAKRIADAIRKGERIALVGDYDVDGVTATAITTLFFRQIPYPLEVTIPNRFTDGYGVSERVLERIDADVVFTVDNGINAFAAAEVCKARGIDLIITDHHTPSEKLPDAYAVVDPKRADDHYAFPEICGAQVAWLLMALIKKELGLSIDMGQFLELLALAIIADVMPLMGINRAIVQAGLAQMERSARPFSVIVREALGKTKLGAEDIGFQIAPRINAAGRLEDASLALELLIAPDEKTAFRQFELLTQLNVMRKAIEAEATEEAIALVRPDDRVIVVAHEGWHEGVVGIVAARLVQRFEKPTIVLSIEEGRAKGSARSLGNVSIYDLIASQEGLLEKFGGHKMAAGLSLRAEDVDAFRAGINTEAATLDPEEFLPVEEIVGQLDTGSVDFELLEILERYEPYGEGNPRPRFLARDAEVVGIRYLGSDGDHSKVSLRLFRHERETYDLMAFRRKLERPESGRLTCSYTLARNEWGGRVSIQMMLERLYG
- a CDS encoding CTP synthase encodes the protein MTKFIFVTGGVLSSLGKGITAASIGALLKHSGKKVGMLKIDPYINVDPGTMSPLEHGEVFVTKDGAETDLDIGNYERFLDTSFLKTSNFTTGQVYSSVIERERAGGYLGQTIQVIPHIVGEIVDRIKKAGEGHDILVVELGGTVGDIEGQPFMEAVRQMKHDEDVAGTFFIHVTLIPYIKAAGEHKSKPTQHSVQELRRIGITPQMIIARSEHALPKTFKKKLAFSCDVSQDSVIEALDAPSVYAVPISFMHQNILPPIAKALELGELNPDMEQWDGLVKKIVSPQERISIGFVGKYLELKESYKSLIEALIHSGAHLDTKVDFCWVDSEEIEERGAETLLQDCDAVLVAGGFGSRGVEGKIQAINYARTNKVPYLGICLGMQLTLVEYARNVLGYEDANSIEFDEETAHPMIYLIDNFINQSGETELRTHKSPMGGTLRLGEYPCDTKEGSLLREAYNGEKTILERHRHRYEANPTYRKELEDAGMIVTGESNGLIEAVEIPAHPWFLGVQFHPEFTSRLQTPNPSILAFVKAALAHAKGA